One window from the genome of [Mycobacterium] stephanolepidis encodes:
- a CDS encoding TetR/AcrR family transcriptional regulator yields MVMSSDSAIRHAAVEQPSTQRGRSTRRALMDAAREVISRVGYSEARVVDITTEAGKSVGVFYNYFTDKAELLRTMVDEFRDEAYTRGDTVETGDRAPYDVIRDIVTVYWTTYRDHAPVLSGVFQAAQIDPTFVEYWRDLRAPARTMIANNIRRLQKHEYSPGMDPDITASAIGAMMDYFCYVWLVEGGETGRSSVTDEEAIDTLARIWFNALWWKSEGAHGTT; encoded by the coding sequence GTGGTGATGTCTAGCGATTCAGCGATCCGGCACGCGGCTGTCGAGCAGCCCTCGACACAACGCGGCCGCAGCACGCGCCGCGCACTGATGGATGCGGCCCGTGAGGTCATCTCGAGGGTCGGGTACTCCGAGGCGCGCGTCGTCGACATCACTACCGAGGCAGGCAAATCCGTCGGGGTTTTCTACAACTACTTCACCGACAAGGCCGAGCTTCTGCGCACCATGGTCGATGAGTTCCGCGATGAGGCATACACCCGCGGCGATACCGTCGAGACGGGCGATCGCGCACCATATGACGTGATCCGGGACATCGTCACCGTGTACTGGACCACCTATCGAGACCATGCCCCTGTGCTCTCCGGGGTGTTCCAGGCTGCGCAGATAGACCCGACATTCGTCGAGTACTGGCGAGACCTGCGCGCTCCGGCGCGCACGATGATCGCCAACAACATTCGGCGACTGCAGAAACACGAGTACTCCCCGGGGATGGATCCCGATATCACCGCGTCGGCGATCGGGGCGATGATGGACTACTTCTGTTATGTCTGGCTGGTAGAGGGTGGGGAGACCGGACGCAGCTCGGTCACCGACGAGGAGGCCATCGACACACTCGCCCGCATCTGGTTCAACGCGCTGTGGTGGAAATCCGAAGGTGCGCATGGCACCACCTGA
- a CDS encoding acyl-CoA dehydrogenase family protein, translated as MTSSTAVQADAVQRARDLAPAIAARALEAERLRRMPDETIAELSQSGLFSLMAPRRYGGDEASLETLVSAVIEVGKVCGSTAWTFCIYGIHNWLAGLFPEELQDEMFGSVSPGSPLLFPGSWSPSGIATPVEGGYKISGRWQFGSGVWHSSWASVAAVVQHDEPPKYPDLRTFMIPRNDLEVIDTWYTSGLRGTGSMDIAVNDVFVPEHRVQEFGPLARGQSPSAELHGSAIYRIPLFCALSNVAAAPAVGMALGTVELFTEKIKTRVMRYSMQEQSKLATAHRRMGHVAAQAESARALLLQTVRDVEDKLRSGEGLATEDRVAVRRNCAYVVEVCKKAIAEAVEACGASAQYEDSPLQRHLRDVNTLSTHVVYDTDSAYELFGRVELGLPPGSVAF; from the coding sequence ATGACGAGTTCGACAGCAGTGCAGGCCGATGCCGTTCAGCGAGCGCGTGACCTCGCACCCGCCATCGCGGCACGGGCGCTCGAGGCGGAGCGCCTGCGCCGGATGCCCGATGAGACCATTGCAGAACTGTCCCAGTCGGGTCTGTTCAGCCTGATGGCTCCGCGCCGCTACGGGGGCGACGAGGCCAGTTTGGAAACCTTGGTCAGCGCGGTCATCGAGGTGGGCAAGGTCTGTGGATCGACCGCCTGGACCTTCTGTATCTACGGAATTCACAACTGGCTCGCCGGGTTGTTCCCCGAGGAACTGCAGGACGAGATGTTCGGCTCGGTTTCGCCGGGGTCTCCCTTGCTGTTTCCGGGCAGCTGGTCGCCATCGGGTATCGCCACTCCCGTTGAGGGCGGCTACAAGATAAGCGGGCGTTGGCAATTCGGTAGTGGCGTCTGGCACTCGTCGTGGGCATCGGTCGCCGCGGTGGTGCAGCATGATGAGCCGCCGAAGTATCCGGATCTGCGCACCTTCATGATTCCCAGGAACGATCTCGAGGTCATCGACACCTGGTACACCTCCGGTCTGCGCGGTACCGGGAGCATGGACATCGCGGTCAATGACGTCTTCGTCCCCGAGCATCGGGTGCAGGAGTTCGGTCCCCTGGCGCGCGGGCAGTCACCGTCGGCAGAACTGCACGGGTCCGCCATCTATCGGATACCTCTGTTCTGCGCTCTCTCCAATGTCGCTGCCGCGCCGGCGGTGGGGATGGCGCTGGGGACGGTCGAGCTGTTCACCGAGAAGATCAAGACCAGGGTGATGCGGTACTCGATGCAGGAGCAGTCCAAGCTGGCCACCGCGCACCGGCGCATGGGACATGTTGCCGCGCAGGCTGAGTCGGCACGTGCCCTGCTGTTGCAGACGGTGCGTGATGTGGAGGACAAGCTGCGCTCGGGCGAGGGACTGGCAACCGAGGATCGGGTGGCGGTGCGCCGCAACTGTGCCTATGTCGTTGAAGTCTGCAAAAAGGCCATCGCCGAGGCGGTCGAGGCATGCGGCGCCTCCGCGCAATACGAGGATTCACCGTTGCAGCGCCACCTACGCGATGTGAACACCTTGTCCACACACGTTGTGTACGACACGGATTCGGCCTACGAGCTGTTCGGCCGGGTGGAATTGGGACTGCCGCCGGGGTCCGTTGCGTTCTGA